Proteins encoded by one window of Microcebus murinus isolate Inina chromosome 2, M.murinus_Inina_mat1.0, whole genome shotgun sequence:
- the KIAA0040 gene encoding uncharacterized protein KIAA0040 homolog, with product MERISAFFIAIWDTISTKHQEGLFNTICLGVLLGLPLLVIVTLVFICCHCCWSRRGKSGQQPERNKRKKKKKGEEDLWISAQPKLLQLEKRPSLPV from the coding sequence ATGGAGAGAATCAGCGCCTTCTTCATTGCTATCTGGGATACCATCTCGACCAAACACCAAGAGGGCTTATTCAACACCATCTGCCTGGgggtcctcctggggctgccactATTGGTGATTGTCACCCTCGTCTTCatctgctgccactgctgctggaGCCGGCGGGGCAAGAGCGGCCAACAGCCAGAGCGaaacaagaggaagaagaagaagaagggtgaAGAAGACCTCTGGATCTCTGCTCAGCCCAAGCTTCTCCAGCTGGAGAAGAGGCCATCACTGCCCGTCTAG